In a genomic window of Wyeomyia smithii strain HCP4-BCI-WySm-NY-G18 chromosome 1, ASM2978416v1, whole genome shotgun sequence:
- the LOC129734015 gene encoding angiotensin-converting enzyme-like: MALLPILICLLPLTLAVPQVVVQKSALSDEEIAAVLQQYDEEVRPFCNRQVTANWNVATNTEDEAAQEEQNSATLAYAKFRSDYYKQYFKDAVVENYQDEKVRKQLRLLKDLGTAALPESELEEYNKVMRRLDTTYQLAEICPYTNQECKEGDPKWTLDPEMEQVLASSTDYDELKYVWQRWREESGGKMRTDYQQYVEFVNKAAELNGYSDYGELWRARYDDDDLRGTLERLWAEVEPLYNELHTYVRYKLLDLYGDKMDSDNKMIPAHLLGNMWAQSWVNLYDRIKPFPEASLVDVTAKMKELGFNATKMFEMSDEFYQSLGLPSSAMSYGPKAIIEKPEQKMVCHASAWDFCDGEDFRIKMCTSVNMEDFITVHHEMGHIMYYILYKDQLQLFKTGATPAFHEAVGDTIALSVATPQHLQKVGLLEDYADSEADNINALFEMALERVAFLPFGYLIDMWRWDVFSGAVNGSNWNSHWWSLREKYQKVYAPVTRTEDDFDPGAKYHIPANSQYIAYFLAHILEFQFYRSLCIEAGQYDPSNSTSDPLHKCDFYNSKAAGNKLKEGLSLGYSEDWTFALEKLTGERKISGQALLEYFAPLYTFLQQENRKLKNAEMESIIEKYNDQYEVACNRQVKAQYATQVDVGNITLLQELTQILNENTAFVLENFEKYFANVEITDYDKAEIRRQLQYLTQISVNRLPSEEFNALNSALGRMQNIYSTTLICPYNDQNCSEATLSLDPDLYGVLASSQDYDELLYVWKEWRDKTGRLMKNDYAEYVKYMNKAAGIAGTDDMGELWRSSFEEDNFVENMKQLWEQLKPFYGELHKYVRRKLMEIYGDKMDAENPNIPAHLLGNMWAQSWVNLYERTKPFENASDLDITKALVAKNFTIRQLFEISNDFYVGLGLPDNSMSYNESLGAVIEKPTDRVVTCHASAWDFCDRVDFRIKMCTRMNMEDFVTIHHEMGHINYYILYKDQPIALRAGANPGFHEAVGDTIALSVATPKHFSKIGLLEDYVDSHENDINALYLKALDRVAFLPFGLLIDMWRWEVFAGEVDFADWNKRWWELREEYQMISAPVERDLDAFDPGAKYHIPFDSQYISYFIAHILDLQLHKALCQVAGEYEPNNSEKPLHKCDIDGSTAAGDRLRAGLQLGRSEHWSEALRAMTGETELKTDALLEYYAPLYEFLKEENEKAEKGAAAAVALSTSLIVAMTGVSLLLRLF, translated from the exons CTCCTTCCGATACTCATCTGCCTGCTGCCGCTGACTTTAGCAGTTCCTCAGGTGGTAGTTCAAAAAAGTGCGTTGAGTGATGAAGAGATTGCCGCAGTGCTGCAGCAGTACGATGAAGAAGTTCGCCCGTTCTGTAACCGTCAGGTCACTGCCAACTGGAATGTTGCTACTAACACGGAAGATGAAGCAGCACAAGAAGAGCAG AACTCAGCCACTCTGGCCTACGCGAAGTTCCGCAGCGATTACTACAAGCAGTACTTCAAGGACGCGGTGGTGGAGAACTACCAGGACGAGAAGGTCCGAAAGCAGCTCCGCCTGTTGAAGGATCTGGGAACGGCGGCGTTGCCGGAAAGCGAACTCGAAGAGTACAATAAAGTTATGCGGCGGCTAGATACGACCTACCAGCTGGCGGAAATCTGTCCGTACACCAATCAGGAGTGCAAGGAGGGTGACCCGAAGTGGACTCTTGATCCGGAGATGGAGCAGGTGCTTGCCAGCTCGACTGATTACGATGAGTTGAAATACGTTTGGCAGCGCTGGCGGGAGGAATCGGGCGGGAAAATGCGTACGGATTATCAACAGTACGTGGAGTTTGTGAATAAAGCGGCCGAACTTAACGGATACAGCGATTATGGGGAACTGTGGCGGGCGCggtatgatgatgatgatcttCGGGGCACGCTGGAGCGACTGTGGGCGGAAGTCGAGCCTTTGTACAATGAGCTGCACACGTATGTGCGGTACAAGCTGCTGGATTTGTACg GGGATAAAATGGATAGTGACAATAAGATGATACCGGCGCATCTGCTGGGCAATATGTGGGCCCAGTCGTGGGTGAATCTTTACGATCGGATTAAACCCTTCCCGGAGGCCAGTCTGGTCGATGTAACCGCCAAAATGAAGGAGTTGGGTTTCAACGCTACCAAAATGTTTGAGATGTCGGACGAATTTTACCAAAGCTTAGGCTTACCGAGTAGTGCAATGAGTTACGGTCCGAAGGCCATTATCGAGAAACCTGAGCAAAAAATGGTTTGTCATGCGTCGGCATGGGATTTCTGTGATGGCGAGGATtttcgcattaaaatgtgcaccAGTGTTAATATGGAAGATTTTATTACGGTTCACCATGAGATGGGTCATATCATGTACTACATTCTGTATAAGGATCAGCTGCAATTGTTTAAAACGGGAGCAACTCCTGCATTCCACGAAGCGGTCGGAGATACGATTGCGCTTTCTGTGGCGACCCCGCAGCATTTACAGAAGGTGGGATTGCTGGAAGATTACGCTGACAGTGAAGCTGACAACATCAATGCACTGTTTGAAATGGCTCTGGAGCGTGTGGCCTTCTTACCATTCGGGTATTTAATCGATATGTGGCGCTGGGATGTATTTAGTGGAGCAGTGAACGGAAGCAACTGGAACAGCCACTGGTGGAGTCTGCGGGAGAAGTATCAAAAGGTATACGCACCGGTAACCCGAACGGAGGACGACTTCGATCCAGGGGCAAAATATCATATTCCAGCAAACTCGCAGTATATCGCGTACTTCTTGGCGCACATTTTGGAGTTCCAATTCTATCGATCGCTTTGCATTGAAGCAGGCCAATACGATCCTTCCAACAGCACCTCTGACCCGTTGCACAAATGTGATTTCTACAATAGCAAAGCCGCCGGTAATAAGCTCAAGGAAGGGCTATCTCTTGGATACAGTGAAGATTGGACGTTCGCTCTAGAGAAACTGACAGGTGAGCGGAAAATCAGCGGCCAGGCTCTGCTTGAATACTTTGCACCGTTGTATACATTCTTGCAACAGGAGAACCGAAAGCTTAAAAACGCCGAAATGGAGTCCATCATCGAAAAGTACAACGATCAGTACGAGGTTGCTTGCAATCGACAGGTGAAGGCTCAGTACGCTACTCAGGTCGATGTTGGTAACATAACGCTACTGCAGGAGCTGACACAAATTCTCAACGAAAACACCGCCTTTGTGCTGGAgaactttgaaaaatatttcgccaATGTTGAAATTACAGACTACGATAAGGCGGAAATTCGTCGGCAGTTACAGTATCTGACACAGATTTCGGTTAATCGGCTTCCTTCTGAGGAATTCAATGCG ttgaatagtGCCCTTGGTCGAATGCAGAACATATACAGCACTACTCTAATTTGTCCGTACAATGACCAGAACTGTTCGGAAGCCACCCTGAGCTTGGATCCGGATCTGTACGGAGTACTGGCTAGCTCACAGGATTACGATGAGCTGCTGTACGTTTGGAAGGAATGGCGCGATAAAACGGGACGGCTGATGAAGAACGATTACGCAGAATACGTGAAGTATATGAACAAAGCAGCCGGAATTGCAGGAACTGACGACATGGGAGAATTGTGGAGATCGTCCTTCGAAGAGGATAATTTTGTCGAGAATATGAAACAGTTGTGGGAACAATTGAAACCATTCTATGGCGAATTGCACAAATACGTGCGTCGCAAATTGATGGAAATCTACGGTGACAAGATGGACGCTGAAAACCCAAATATTCCGGCTCACTTATTGGGTAATATGTGGGCCCAATCATGGGTCAACTTGTATGAACGTACAAAACCGTTCGAGAATGCATCTGACTTGGACATTACTAAAGCATTAGTAGCAAAAAATTTCACCATTAGGCAACTGTTCGAAATATCTAACGATTTCTACGTTGGTCTGGGACTTCCTGACAATAGTATGAGTTACAACGAGAGCCTTGGAGCGGTGATCGAGAAACCCACGGATCGTGTAGTAACTTGTCACGCTTCGGCATGGGATTTCTGCGATCGAGTGGATTTCCGCATCAAGATGTGCACCCGTATGAACATGGAGGACTTTGTTACAATTCATCACGAAATGGGCCACATCAACTACTACATTCTGTACAAAGATCAACCGATAGCCCTGAGAGCAGGTGCCAATCCAGGGTTCCATGAAGCTGTTGGTGACACGATCGCGTTATCGGTAGCAACGCCGAAACATTTCAGCAAGATCGGGCTGCTGGAAGATTATGTCGATAGTCACGAGAATGATATCAACGCACTCTACCTGAAGGCACTGGATCGAGTGGCATTTTTGCCTTTCGGCCTGTTGATCGACATGTGGCGTTGGGAAGTATTCGCTGGTGAGGTCGATTTTGCGGATTGGAACAAACGCTGGTGGGAGCTCAGAGAGGAATATCAGATGATTTCGGCCCCAGTCGAGCGAGATTTGGATGCTTTCGACCCAGGTGCAAAGTATCATATACCCTTCGACAGTCAGTATATTTC ATACTTCATTGCTCACATTCTGGACCTACAGCTGCATAAAGCACTCTGCCAAGTAGCCGGTGAATATGAGCCCAATAACTCGGAGAAACCTTTGCACAAATGTGACATTGATGGATCCACGGCAGCCGGTGATCGTTTACGGGCTGGCTTGCAGCTGGGTCGCTCCGAACACTGGTCGGAGGCGTTGCGGGCTATGACCGGCGAGACAGAACTGAAGACGGATGCTCTGTTAGAATATTACGCACCACTGTACGAGTTCCTAAAGGAGGAGAATGAAAAGGCCGAGAAAGGAGCGGCTGCCGCAGTCGCTCTGTCGACTTCTCTGATTGTAGCAATGACCGGCGTCAGTTTACTGTTGAGATTATTTTAG